One stretch of Argiope bruennichi chromosome 3, qqArgBrue1.1, whole genome shotgun sequence DNA includes these proteins:
- the LOC129962739 gene encoding uncharacterized protein LOC129962739: MKYLPKKQFTNFLKCRIFGHSSQFRMSSNIRIGCASGFWGDTAMSVPALVHGGKLDFLVFDYLSEITMSLLAKAKEKNPDLGYTPDFIHSAMAPNLQAIKEKNIRVVANAGGINPHSCADALKAVAKKLNIDLKIAVITGDDLLSQLENMKNLNIKDMDKGTSLPANVHSMNAYLGAGPIAKAIDYGADVVITGRCVDSAVVLGPLVSKFKWSFQDLDKIAMGSLAGHLLECGAQSAGGIHTDWHLIKDWHNMGFPIAECKENGEFTISKPPNTGGIVTVGTVSEQLVYEIGDPANYALPDVLCDFTNVKLTQVAENVVSVQGAKGKRPSDYYKVSATYGDGFRATAVSPVVGPRAADKALITAKSIIQRSENVFKRYGLDGFRRTHLEVLGAEQNYGKNARKKDTREVVMWIAVHHDKKEAISLFSREIAAASTGGAPGFTTLIGGRPKASPILKLFSFLYPKDKIQIQITYDGKTETFKPEVVKETSTIPTPEPKKSPLIKGTNTYRLGDLAYTRSGDKGDTCNVGVIARHPAFLPYIEDQLTESAVANYFDHLFSSDKRVVERYSLPGIHALNFVMKEALGGGGVASLRSDPQGKACGQMLTDFELHNMPNIDTLKK; the protein is encoded by the exons atgaaatatttaccgAAGAAACAATttactaatttcttaaaatgcagGATTTTTGGACATTCCTCTCAATTCCGAATGTCATCAAATATTCGCATTGGTTGTGCCAGTGGATTTTGGGGAGATACTGCTATGTCTG ttccTGCTCTTGTCCATGGAGGTAAATTGGACTTCTTGGTATTTGATTATTTATCCGAAATTACGATGTCACTTTTAGCGAAGGCAAAAGAAAAGAATCCA GATCTGGGTTACACACCAGACTTTATCCATTCTGCTATGGCTCCAAATTTGCAAGCTATTAAGGAAAAAAACATCCGAGTTGTAGCTAATGCTGGTGGTATTAATCCTCATTCTTGTGCTGATGCTTTAAAAGctgttgcaaaaaaattaaacatagatTTGAAGATTGCTGTTATCACTGGTGATGATTTATTATCTCAG CTGGAAAATATGAAGAATCTGAATATAAAAGATATGGATAAAGGTACAAGCTTACCTGCTAATGTGCACAGCATGAATGCTTATTTAGG AGCGGGTCCAATTGCTAAAGCAATAGACTATGGAGCAGATGTTGTTATTACTGGTAGATGTGTTGATAGTGCTGTTGTACTTGGACCTTTAGTTAGCAAG TTCAAATGGAGTTTTCAAGATTTAGACAAGATAGCAATGGGAAG tcTAGCTGGTCATTTGCTTGAATGTGGAGCCCAGTCAGCTGGTGGAATTCATACTGATTGGCATCTAATAAAAGATTG GCATAATATGGGTTTTCCAATAGCTGAATGTAAAGAAAATGGAGAATTCACTATTTCCAAACCACCTAATACTGGAGGTATTGTGACAGTGGGCACTGTTTCAGAACAATTGGTTTATGAAATTGGAGATCCAGCCAATTATGCTTTGCCTGATGTGCTGTGTGATTTTACTAATGTCAAATTAACCCAAGTTGCTG AAAATGTTGTCTCAGTTCAAGGTGCCAAAGGAAAACGTCCTTCTGATTACTATAAG GTTAGTGCAACTTATGGAGATGGTTTTAGAGCTACAGCTGTTTCTCCAGTTGTTGGACCTAGAGCTGCAGATAAAGCTCTCATAACTGCCAAATCTATCATTCAAag atctgaaaatgtttttaaacgcTATGGCCTGGATGGATTCCGAAGGACCCATTTAGAAGTTCTAGGTGCTGAACAGAATTATGggaaaaatgcaagaaaaaag GATACTCGAGAAGTAGTAATGTGGATAGCAGTTCATCATGATAAAAAAGAAGCCATATCTTTATTCTCTAGGGAAATTGCTGCTGCGTCTACTGGTGGag CTCCTGGTTTTACGACGTTAATTGGTGGACGTCCAAAAGc gtCTCCAATTCTCAagctattttcatttttgtaccCAAAGGACAAGATTCAG ATACAAATAACATATGACGGTAAAACAGAAACTTTTAAACCTGAAGTTGTAAAAGAAACTAGTACTATCCCAACACCAGAACCTAAAAAGTCACCTCTTATTAAGGGTACTAATACATATCGTTTAGGAGATCTTGCTTATACTAGAAGTGGTGACAAAGGTGATACTTGTAATGTAG gtGTTATAGCAAGACATCCAGCATTTCTGCCATATATTGAAGATCAGTTGACTGAATCAGCTGTTGCTAATTATTTTGATCATCTCTTCAGCTCTGATAAACGAGTTGTTGAAag ATATTCACTGCCTGGAATACATGCTCTgaattttgtaatgaaagaaGCCCTGGGAGGTGGAGGTGTTGCCTCTTTAAGAAGTGATCCTCAG ggCAAAGCATGTGGACAAATGTTGACTGATTTTGAGCTTCACAATATGCCAAATATTGAtacactgaaaaaataa